A window from Embleya scabrispora encodes these proteins:
- a CDS encoding ferredoxin — MRVSGDRNVCVGAGLCALTAPELFDQDDDGLVTVLTPHPEPRAHRAARQAADLCPSGAVRVTEE; from the coding sequence CTGCGGGTGAGCGGCGACCGGAATGTCTGCGTCGGCGCGGGCCTGTGCGCGTTGACCGCACCCGAACTCTTCGACCAGGACGACGACGGCCTCGTCACCGTACTGACGCCGCACCCCGAACCCCGCGCCCACCGCGCCGCCCGCCAGGCGGCCGACCTGTGCCCCTCCGGCGCGGTCCGCGTCACCGAGGAATAG
- a CDS encoding glycosyltransferase: protein MREYVLAHQTGILWAATALSLGLLVYMLLVFGRFLVYWAGTRHAFRHNRPADPGDPTAFEWHLVVPCRDEEAVVAQTLAGLRRAAPHAHLWIVDDHSDDRTAELVLAAAEHDERVHLVRRRRPDARIGKGAALNAAYREIRARLPADADPARMIVGVIDADGRLDPGALAMVCTDKAMGRPDTGAVQIGVRMRNVDDPRPLPERGRFANARARLLVRMQDIEFRANNTGMQLLRRRTGSVGLGGNGQFVRLSALDSLAGDDGRPWPERALLEDYESGLELRLAGWRLTHVAEAQVSQEGLPSSRRFLAQRTRWAQGNLQCLRYTRRVLASPHYRWSGKAEVLYTFLQPLVCVLLVLLTPLSLAITGVGLIVFPDETADFQFRFGPVMAAAFVLAAVPMVAWGLAYRKQVHADRGWLTGLGWGVLMWLYTYHLFVVATRAAIRLARGRNGWAKTRRNAEVELAGVPTALEA, encoded by the coding sequence GTGCGTGAGTACGTCCTGGCCCACCAGACCGGCATTCTCTGGGCGGCCACCGCGCTGTCCCTCGGCCTGCTCGTCTACATGCTGTTGGTGTTCGGCCGCTTCCTCGTCTATTGGGCCGGCACCCGGCACGCCTTCCGGCACAACCGGCCGGCCGATCCCGGCGACCCGACCGCCTTCGAATGGCACCTGGTCGTCCCCTGCCGCGACGAGGAGGCCGTGGTCGCGCAGACCCTCGCCGGCCTGCGTCGCGCCGCCCCGCACGCGCACCTGTGGATCGTCGACGACCACAGCGACGACCGCACCGCCGAACTGGTCCTGGCCGCCGCCGAACACGACGAGCGGGTGCACCTGGTCCGCCGCCGGCGCCCGGACGCCCGCATCGGCAAGGGCGCCGCGCTCAACGCCGCCTACCGCGAGATCCGCGCCCGGCTCCCCGCCGACGCGGATCCCGCGCGGATGATCGTCGGCGTGATCGACGCCGACGGCCGGCTCGACCCCGGCGCCCTCGCGATGGTCTGCACCGACAAGGCGATGGGCCGCCCCGACACCGGCGCCGTACAGATCGGCGTACGCATGCGCAACGTCGACGACCCGCGTCCGCTGCCCGAGCGCGGCCGGTTCGCCAACGCCCGGGCCCGGCTCCTGGTCCGCATGCAGGACATCGAGTTCCGCGCCAACAACACCGGCATGCAACTGCTGCGCCGGCGTACCGGCAGTGTCGGACTGGGCGGCAACGGTCAGTTCGTCCGGCTCAGCGCCCTCGACTCGCTCGCCGGCGACGACGGTCGGCCGTGGCCCGAGCGCGCGCTGCTCGAGGACTACGAATCCGGCCTCGAACTGCGTCTGGCCGGCTGGCGGCTCACCCACGTCGCCGAGGCGCAGGTCTCCCAGGAGGGACTGCCCTCCTCCCGCCGCTTCCTGGCCCAGCGCACCCGCTGGGCCCAGGGCAACCTCCAGTGCCTGCGCTACACGCGGCGGGTGCTGGCGTCCCCGCACTACCGCTGGTCGGGCAAGGCCGAGGTGCTCTACACCTTCCTCCAGCCGCTGGTGTGTGTCCTGCTCGTGCTGCTCACGCCGCTGTCGCTGGCGATCACCGGGGTGGGGCTGATCGTGTTCCCCGACGAGACGGCCGACTTCCAGTTCCGCTTCGGGCCGGTGATGGCCGCCGCGTTCGTCCTTGCCGCGGTACCGATGGTGGCGTGGGGTCTGGCCTATCGCAAACAGGTGCACGCCGACCGCGGATGGCTCACCGGACTGGGGTGGGGCGTCCTGATGTGGCTGTACACCTACCACCTGTTCGTGGTCGCCACCCGGGCCGCGATCCGGCTCGCGCGCGGCCGCAACGGTTGGGCCAAGACCCGGCGCAATGCCGAGGTCGAACTCGCGGGCGTACCCACCGCGCTCGAAGCCTGA
- a CDS encoding glycosyltransferase 87 family protein → MVDLVVYRAEGLAVREGLDLYGPLNTPHGLAATYPPFAALLFVPFTYLPLRVLLGVGVAVNLLLVAVVVRLSMRLVDPGGRLGPAVVPAATTFAIWFEPVFTTMRYGQVNLAVAAMVLWDFTRPRGAALRGVVLGIATGIKVTPAVFVVYLLLTGRRREAGTALATAAATVALSAMVLPAATRRFWTDLVFDPDRVGRLENAANQSIRGLLTRLAGTRDLDLGWTAGIVVPSLIGLCCTLIAYRRRGDAWGLPACAVTGLLASPISWTHHWVWCVPIALLLWTTLHGPHTRAHTALFAGLLVFPSFLVWSVPHLPGQEWHMTDLELLRSSCYVAYGLAFALVAARPSRVRPTRAPRPAAESTARIRQ, encoded by the coding sequence ATGGTCGACCTCGTCGTCTACCGCGCCGAGGGGCTGGCGGTGCGCGAGGGGCTCGACCTGTACGGCCCGCTGAACACCCCGCACGGCCTCGCCGCCACCTATCCGCCGTTCGCCGCGCTGCTGTTCGTGCCGTTCACCTACCTGCCGCTGCGGGTGCTGCTCGGGGTCGGCGTCGCGGTGAACCTGCTGCTCGTCGCGGTCGTGGTGCGTTTGTCGATGCGGCTGGTGGATCCCGGGGGGCGGCTGGGGCCGGCGGTGGTGCCGGCGGCCACGACGTTCGCCATCTGGTTCGAGCCGGTGTTCACGACCATGCGGTACGGGCAGGTCAATCTCGCCGTGGCGGCCATGGTCCTGTGGGACTTCACCCGGCCGCGCGGGGCTGCGCTGCGCGGGGTGGTGCTCGGAATCGCGACCGGGATCAAGGTCACCCCGGCGGTGTTCGTCGTGTACCTCCTGCTCACCGGTCGGCGTCGCGAGGCGGGCACGGCGCTGGCGACGGCGGCGGCGACCGTGGCCTTGTCGGCGATGGTGCTGCCGGCGGCCACCCGACGATTCTGGACCGACCTGGTCTTCGATCCGGATCGGGTCGGGCGGCTGGAGAACGCCGCGAACCAGTCGATCCGCGGCCTGCTCACCCGGCTCGCCGGCACCCGCGACCTCGACCTCGGCTGGACCGCGGGAATCGTCGTGCCGAGCCTGATCGGCCTGTGCTGCACGCTGATCGCGTACCGGCGGCGCGGGGACGCTTGGGGCCTGCCCGCGTGCGCGGTGACCGGGTTGCTGGCCAGTCCGATCTCGTGGACCCACCACTGGGTGTGGTGCGTACCCATCGCCCTGCTGCTGTGGACCACCCTGCACGGCCCGCACACCCGGGCGCACACCGCGCTGTTCGCCGGTCTCCTGGTCTTCCCGAGCTTCCTGGTCTGGTCGGTGCCGCACCTGCCCGGCCAGGAGTGGCACATGACGGATCTCGAACTGCTCCGCTCGTCCTGCTACGTGGCGTACGGCCTGGCCTTCGCACTGGTGGCGGCCCGCCCGAGCCGGGTACGACCGACGCGCGCACCGCGCCCCGCGGCCGAGTCGACTGCCCGGATCCGGCAATGA
- a CDS encoding TetR/AcrR family transcriptional regulator produces the protein MVKRGPYGKGEAKRREILRVALEVFAEEGYRGTSLRKVAARCDLSLPGLMHYFASKEDLLTQVLRARDEENGRLWNEYEGPDPHLEIVRAGARAAGLIELFVSMAAAGSDPEHPAHVFFAERYPRVRGQIREFLARQARNGVIESTIPPERLAALVLAVADGIQLQWLNDRSVDMEQALEDLLELIAPPRPE, from the coding sequence ATGGTGAAGCGTGGGCCGTATGGGAAGGGTGAGGCCAAGCGGCGGGAGATTCTTCGGGTTGCGTTGGAGGTCTTTGCCGAGGAGGGGTATCGGGGGACCTCGCTGCGCAAGGTGGCGGCGCGGTGTGATCTGAGTCTGCCGGGGTTGATGCACTACTTCGCGTCCAAGGAAGACCTGTTGACGCAGGTGCTTCGGGCTCGGGACGAGGAGAACGGGCGGCTCTGGAACGAGTACGAGGGGCCCGATCCGCATCTGGAGATCGTGCGTGCGGGGGCGCGGGCGGCCGGGTTGATCGAGTTGTTCGTGTCGATGGCGGCGGCCGGCAGCGATCCGGAGCATCCGGCGCACGTGTTCTTCGCCGAGCGTTATCCGCGGGTGCGCGGGCAGATCCGGGAGTTCTTGGCCCGGCAGGCGCGCAACGGCGTGATCGAGAGCACGATTCCGCCGGAGCGGCTGGCGGCGCTGGTGCTCGCGGTGGCCGACGGCATCCAGTTGCAGTGGCTCAACGACCGTTCGGTGGACATGGAGCAGGCGCTCGAGGACCTGTTGGAACTGATCGCGCCGCCACGCCCCGAATAG
- a CDS encoding beta-glucosidase has translation MEHDLTLADKAALTSGAGQMTTKGLDAAGIPSVTMSDGPHGLRLQSEDPQNGQLDLRPAAPATCYPPAVALGSSWDVELAHRVAGAIAVEAAAHGIGVLLGPGINIKRSPLCGRNFEYFSEDPVHSAALGGAMVRGLQDAGVGATLKHYAANNQETERMRVSADIDERPLREIYLRAFERIVRDDDPWAVMCAYNGVNGVTLSENTRLLTDILRAEWGYEGLVMSDWGAVRDRVAALRAGLDLEMPPTGGRTDREVVAAVDSGELDEAVLDRSVARLIRFAHRGARPAGDGSTAPYDDHHRLAGEAADNCVVLLRNDGGLLPLDPTAGRIAVLGELARTPRFQGGGSSQVTPTRVDVPLDRLRALADGARVEFAAGYPLPDGPEPDADPAVLADEAVRVAAASDTVVLFLGLARQDESEGFDREHIDLPADQLALLDRVLTVNPQVVVVLSNGGVVRTAPWHDRVPALVEGFLLGQAGGGALARVLFGAVNPSGKLAETVPLRLEDAPSFLSFPGSEGHVRYAEGIFVGYRGYDAARREVAFPFGHGLSYTTFDYGDLRVESTAEGAEFTVRVTVTNIGDRAGREVVQIYSAAPAGSRVERPVRELRGFASVRLEAGESREVVVSFARTDLAYYSVREDGWRVEGGTYRIEAAASSRDVRLTVEVDVEDSSRTGLDLRSTLGEWLAHPVGGPLLLECLAATEHAIAARLADDPMLLRAAQGVPLEVIADFAGGIIPHDQLAELADRVAAPVG, from the coding sequence GTGGAGCACGACCTCACCCTCGCCGACAAGGCCGCGCTGACCAGCGGTGCGGGACAGATGACCACCAAGGGGCTCGACGCGGCCGGCATCCCGTCGGTCACCATGTCCGACGGCCCGCACGGACTGCGGCTCCAGAGCGAGGACCCGCAGAACGGACAGCTCGACCTGCGCCCCGCCGCCCCCGCGACGTGCTACCCGCCCGCCGTCGCCCTGGGCAGCAGCTGGGACGTCGAACTCGCCCACCGCGTCGCCGGCGCGATCGCCGTCGAGGCCGCCGCGCACGGCATCGGGGTACTGCTGGGACCCGGCATCAACATCAAACGATCGCCGCTGTGCGGACGCAACTTCGAGTACTTCTCCGAGGATCCCGTCCACTCCGCCGCGCTCGGCGGCGCGATGGTGCGCGGCCTCCAGGACGCCGGTGTCGGAGCCACCCTGAAGCACTACGCGGCCAACAACCAGGAAACCGAACGTATGCGGGTCAGCGCGGACATCGACGAGCGCCCGCTGCGCGAGATCTACCTGCGCGCCTTCGAACGCATCGTCCGCGACGACGATCCGTGGGCGGTGATGTGCGCGTACAACGGCGTCAACGGCGTGACCCTGTCCGAGAACACCCGGCTGCTCACCGACATCCTGCGCGCCGAGTGGGGCTACGAGGGCCTGGTGATGTCCGACTGGGGAGCGGTCCGCGACCGGGTCGCCGCGCTGCGCGCCGGCCTCGACCTGGAAATGCCCCCGACCGGCGGCCGCACCGACCGCGAGGTGGTCGCCGCGGTCGACTCCGGCGAGTTGGACGAGGCCGTACTGGACCGCTCGGTCGCCCGGCTGATCCGCTTCGCCCACCGGGGTGCCCGGCCGGCCGGCGACGGCTCGACCGCGCCCTACGACGACCACCACCGCCTCGCCGGCGAAGCCGCCGACAACTGCGTGGTGTTGCTGCGCAACGACGGCGGCCTGCTGCCCCTGGACCCGACCGCGGGCCGTATCGCGGTGCTCGGCGAACTGGCCCGCACCCCGCGCTTCCAGGGCGGCGGCAGCTCCCAGGTGACGCCGACCCGGGTGGACGTACCGCTGGACCGGCTGCGCGCGCTGGCCGACGGCGCCCGGGTCGAGTTCGCCGCCGGATACCCGCTGCCGGACGGTCCCGAACCCGACGCCGATCCGGCCGTGTTGGCCGACGAGGCGGTGCGCGTGGCCGCCGCGAGCGACACCGTCGTACTCTTCCTCGGCCTGGCCCGCCAGGACGAATCGGAGGGCTTCGACCGCGAGCACATCGACCTGCCCGCAGACCAACTCGCGTTGCTCGACCGGGTTTTGACGGTCAATCCGCAGGTGGTGGTGGTGCTGTCCAACGGCGGCGTGGTGCGCACGGCCCCCTGGCACGACCGGGTGCCCGCGCTGGTCGAGGGCTTCCTGCTCGGACAGGCCGGCGGCGGCGCCCTCGCCCGGGTGCTGTTCGGCGCGGTCAACCCCTCCGGCAAGCTCGCCGAGACCGTGCCGCTGCGCCTGGAGGACGCGCCGAGCTTCCTGTCCTTCCCCGGCTCCGAGGGCCATGTGCGCTACGCCGAGGGCATCTTCGTCGGCTACCGGGGTTACGACGCCGCCCGCCGCGAGGTCGCCTTCCCGTTCGGGCACGGCCTGTCCTACACCACGTTCGACTACGGCGACCTGCGCGTGGAGAGCACCGCCGAGGGTGCCGAGTTCACCGTCCGGGTCACCGTGACCAACATCGGCGACCGGGCCGGGCGCGAGGTCGTACAGATCTACTCGGCCGCGCCGGCGGGGTCCCGAGTGGAGCGTCCGGTCCGCGAGTTGCGCGGCTTCGCCTCGGTGCGGCTGGAGGCGGGCGAGAGCCGCGAGGTGGTGGTGTCCTTCGCCCGGACCGACCTCGCCTACTACAGCGTGCGCGAGGACGGTTGGCGGGTGGAGGGCGGCACCTACCGGATCGAGGCCGCGGCGTCCTCACGGGACGTGCGCCTGACCGTCGAGGTCGACGTCGAGGACTCCTCGCGCACCGGCCTGGACCTGCGCAGCACGCTCGGCGAATGGCTGGCCCACCCCGTCGGCGGCCCGCTGCTCCTGGAATGCCTGGCCGCGACCGAGCACGCGATCGCGGCACGCCTGGCGGACGACCCGATGTTGCTGCGCGCCGCGCAGGGCGTCCCGCTGGAGGTGATCGCCGACTTCGCCGGCGGCATCATCCCCCACGACCAACTCGCGGAACTCGCCGACCGCGTGGCCGCCCCCGTCGGCTGA
- the wecB gene encoding non-hydrolyzing UDP-N-acetylglucosamine 2-epimerase — protein sequence MNVPRLPAASVAVVLGTRPELVKLAPLIHELGPAARLVHTGQHWDEAMSGRFLRDLDLPRPELLTGVGGRPRAGQIAHSLDQLDDAFAERRPVAVIVQGDTNATLAGALAANARDIPLVHVEAGLRSFDRAMPEEHNRVMVDHVADVLCAATATNAANLRAESVDESRIEITGNTVVEVVRRRLPARAARAALLAGYGLRPDGYVLATVHRPENTDTAEALRAVLTELDAIARAGTPVLFPMHPRTRAAVDRFGLAALLGRITAVEPVGYGEFLALARHAALLVSDSGGIQEECTVLGRPLLVVRRSTERPEAIDAGFAVLVRPGPELGDTARSWLADSGKRLARLAETDSPYGDGLASARIARATERLAGSAAPVAA from the coding sequence GTGAACGTGCCCCGCCTGCCCGCCGCCAGTGTCGCCGTCGTCCTCGGCACCCGCCCCGAACTGGTCAAGCTCGCCCCGCTGATCCACGAACTCGGCCCCGCCGCCCGGCTGGTGCACACCGGCCAGCACTGGGACGAGGCGATGTCCGGGCGTTTCCTGCGCGATCTGGACCTGCCCCGCCCCGAACTGCTGACCGGTGTCGGCGGGCGTCCGCGCGCCGGGCAGATCGCCCACTCGCTGGACCAGCTCGACGACGCCTTCGCCGAGCGGCGGCCGGTCGCGGTGATCGTCCAGGGCGACACCAACGCCACCCTCGCCGGCGCGCTGGCGGCCAACGCCCGCGACATCCCGCTCGTCCACGTCGAGGCCGGGCTGCGCAGCTTCGACCGGGCGATGCCCGAGGAGCACAACCGGGTCATGGTCGACCACGTCGCCGACGTCCTGTGCGCCGCCACCGCCACCAACGCGGCCAACCTGCGCGCCGAGTCGGTCGACGAGAGCCGCATCGAGATCACCGGCAACACCGTGGTCGAGGTGGTCCGGCGCCGACTTCCCGCGCGGGCCGCGCGGGCCGCGCTGCTGGCCGGGTACGGTCTGCGGCCCGACGGCTACGTCCTGGCCACCGTGCACCGCCCCGAGAACACCGACACCGCCGAGGCGCTGCGGGCCGTGCTGACCGAGCTCGACGCCATCGCCCGGGCCGGCACGCCGGTGCTGTTCCCGATGCATCCGCGTACCCGCGCCGCCGTCGACCGGTTCGGCCTGGCCGCGCTGCTCGGCCGGATCACCGCCGTCGAGCCGGTGGGCTACGGCGAGTTCCTGGCGCTGGCCCGGCATGCCGCGCTGCTGGTCTCCGACTCGGGCGGCATCCAGGAGGAGTGCACGGTGCTGGGCCGGCCGCTGCTGGTGGTGCGTCGCTCCACCGAGCGTCCGGAGGCGATCGACGCGGGCTTCGCGGTGCTGGTCCGGCCCGGTCCGGAGTTGGGCGACACGGCGCGGTCGTGGCTGGCCGACTCCGGGAAGCGGCTGGCTCGGTTGGCCGAGACGGACAGCCCGTACGGGGACGGGCTCGCGTCGGCGCGTATCGCTCGCGCGACCGAACGGCTGGCGGGATCGGCGGCACCGGTGGCGGCCTGA
- a CDS encoding cytochrome P450: MTETAATFPTDESSTFPAGAGPDEAPAFPSDRTCPYRLPDSYNALRDASSSLRRVTLYDGRPAWVVTRYEAARALLADPRLSSNRANPDFPLTSPRLYALRNRKPGFLALDPPEHGPRRRMTISEFTVRRIKDMRPDVERIVHAAIDDLIADGPPADLVTRLSLPVPSMVICELLGVPYADHDLFQDASRRILQAVDGPEAVAARDLLEDYLGGLIARFEQDPGPGLLSHMVTEYVAKGALDRDELVDTAVLLLVAGHETTASMTSLGVITLLEHPEQHAALRADPTLIPGAVEELLRYLAIADIAGGRVAVADIEIDGQLIRAGDGVIVANSIVNRDGSVFEDPDTFDIRRSARHHLAFGYGIHQCLGQNLARLELEVVIAALFDRVPTLRLAVPVEDLKLRPGASIQGVNELPVTW, from the coding sequence ATGACCGAGACCGCTGCGACCTTCCCCACCGACGAATCCTCGACCTTCCCGGCCGGGGCCGGCCCCGACGAGGCCCCCGCCTTCCCGAGCGACCGCACCTGTCCCTACCGACTGCCGGACTCCTACAACGCGCTGCGCGACGCGTCGAGTTCGCTGCGTCGAGTGACCCTGTACGACGGCCGCCCGGCGTGGGTGGTGACCCGGTACGAGGCGGCCCGCGCCCTATTGGCCGACCCCCGGCTGTCCTCGAATCGCGCGAACCCCGACTTCCCCCTGACCTCACCCCGGCTGTACGCGCTGCGCAACCGCAAGCCGGGCTTCCTCGCCTTGGACCCGCCCGAACACGGACCGCGCCGGCGGATGACCATCAGCGAGTTCACCGTCCGGCGGATCAAGGACATGCGCCCGGACGTGGAGCGGATCGTGCATGCCGCGATCGACGACCTGATCGCCGACGGTCCGCCGGCCGACCTGGTCACCCGGCTGTCCTTACCCGTTCCCTCCATGGTGATCTGCGAGTTGCTCGGCGTCCCGTACGCCGATCACGACCTGTTCCAGGACGCGAGCAGGCGCATACTCCAGGCCGTGGACGGGCCGGAGGCGGTGGCCGCGCGCGACCTGCTGGAGGACTACCTCGGCGGACTGATCGCCCGATTCGAACAAGACCCCGGTCCGGGCCTGCTGTCCCACATGGTGACCGAGTACGTGGCGAAGGGCGCGCTCGACCGCGACGAACTGGTGGACACGGCCGTCCTGTTGCTCGTGGCCGGCCATGAGACCACCGCGTCGATGACCTCGCTCGGCGTGATCACCCTCCTCGAACATCCCGAGCAACACGCCGCCCTGCGCGCCGATCCCACCCTGATCCCGGGCGCGGTCGAGGAGTTGTTGCGCTACCTCGCCATCGCCGACATCGCGGGCGGGCGCGTGGCCGTCGCCGACATCGAGATCGACGGACAACTGATCCGCGCGGGCGACGGCGTGATCGTGGCCAACTCCATCGTCAACCGGGACGGTTCGGTCTTCGAGGATCCGGACACCTTCGACATCCGGCGCTCGGCGCGCCACCATCTCGCCTTCGGCTACGGCATCCATCAGTGCCTCGGCCAGAACCTGGCCCGCCTCGAACTCGAAGTGGTCATCGCCGCGTTGTTCGACCGGGTGCCGACGCTGCGGCTCGCCGTCCCGGTCGAGGACCTGAAACTGCGGCCGGGTGCCTCGATCCAGGGCGTCAACGAACTCCCGGTGACCTGGTGA